cttttttcttttcttttttctgttcAACACAATTGAAAACGTGTTGCCAACATTCTGCTTACCTACTGCCCCACCGTTTCTACATTTTCTCCTCAGTTTTTCCAAGAATCCGCCTTTTGTATTAGGATTGAAGTTTTcatatagaagaagaaaaaaaaaaaagaagcatacAACAGTGTGTTTTAtgtttgtttgttaagaagagtCTGATGTGTCTGAATTTATATGCTTATTATACACATTGGGACTATTGGTAACACTTGAACCATGGCTTTGAAACTTGTGCCAATTTGGGCATGTTGTACCAATCAGCAGCATTGTTGTACATATCCTCAATCTTTGAAATTGGGGTATGGGTCTAGGCTTTCTGGATCAACTTTCTTGAATCTCAGAGCCCATAAGAAATGGGAATGTTTGGTGTTGTTATCTGAGACTGAAAGAGCTATCACTCCTGTGGAAGATGAACAGCCATTGGCACCACCTGGGGATGCTTCTGTTCAAGAAGCCCAAATCATCCAGTCGAAAGGCTTTCATAGGGATTTACAATCTTTACcaagttagtttttttttttctttttctgtcaATGTTTTGTTAATTTAGTTTGTGTGATTTCAGAATTTGTTTTAATGTCTAATAGGGTTTTGAGACAAATTTAGAATATTAATGAAGTACTTTTGGTGGAATTCTAACAGAATCAGAAaagacttgttttttttttcctttatagaATGCTAAAAATGGAGGTCTTTTGTGGTTAATAACAAGTTGGAATTGGATGAAAAGATTGATCTTTGCCTAAAGTTGTAACCTTTTTTAGTTCATGTCATTGTCTTATCTTAAAAGATCCAATTATGTGTGTGATAATTAATTAGCTATCTTTTTATGGGCTCTCTTACATTTTGTACATAACATGTGACAGTCTCTGCAAGAATCTGCTAATAGTGTGTTGCCTGGGTGCAAAAAGTCGGAGCCACGATTTTGAGTTTATGGATTGTAGATCCTTGACAAAGCAGTTTCTTGGGTTTTGGATAAATTATTTGTACAATTAAGTGAATGTTAAAACACAAATACAGGTTGTGGGCAAAGCTATGGGTTCTGCAGAACACATAAGCATAACTGTAGTTCAATTCCTGCTGAGTGCCATTTTTGTGTCATGGTGTTTCATCCTGTGACATGCATTTGacatttttctccaaatttgtTACTTGGTGTTTTCGTCATCCACAAAGCTACTTACAAGggaatataatttcaaattgtTGCCTCTGTTGACTGTGAACAAGAAAAGAAGTATCTGGTAGAAAACATTGTGCATATTCTGTAAATGGCCTTGTTTGGATTTCATTTACTCCACAACTATCATGGAAGATAATAGGTTAATAGTAATCTATATTTTGTCATGGATGAAACCTCAAAAAAAACTTTTGGCTAAATATCCCAATGCAACAAATACTTGGTAAATTCAGTACTTATGCTCCATTTTGTCTACATCATGAGGCACACGTTTTTTTTTTGCTCATTGCAGAACCCTTATCTGCGACATATCTTTCTAGTAGTCAACATGATGGTTCAAATGTGCGAGTTGCTTATCAGGTAGACAACAAAGACCTCCATGCTCTTAACTTTTTAACTCATTTCTTAAGTGAGATTCCTTATAAGCTAATCTTCTTTCTCTAACGTAGGGAATTCCAGGTGCATATAGTGAGGCAGCTGCACTTAAAGCATACCCGAAATGTGAAACTGTCCCATGTGATCAGTTTGAGGCTGCATTTaaggtatttttttttgtaaaaccaAAGTGATTTTGTTCCTGAAGATATTTTGCATCTTTTCACACCTTTATAGTATTAGTTCTCATTTCTCAGGCAGTTGAATTATGGTTAGTAGACAAAGCTGTACTCCCGATCGAAAATTCAGTTGCTGGGAGCATCCATCGTAACTACGATCTACTCCTTCGGCATAGGCTGCATATTGTGGGAGAAGTTCAGTTGCTTGTTAACCACTGCCTTCTGGGCTTGCCAGGAATCAGGAAAGAGGAATTAAAGCGCGTCGTCAGCCACCCTCAGGTTATcgtttcatttcattattcagAAGAATCTGATGTTTCTCCTCGTTAAACTAAAAAGATGTAGAAATTATTGGATTAGCTTTTGGGTTGAGTTAGACACGAGCtccttttttataaattaaaatagaaacaGTTACTTCCTTTAGTTTTGCACATAGAATTTATATTGCTTCCATTTCTACTTGGTAAATACTAATACAACCATAACTTGCTTTCAGGCACTTGAACAATGCAACATTATGTTGAATGAGTTAGGCGTTGCAAGGCTCAGTAGTGATGATACTTCCAGTGCTGCACAGGTATTCCATTAAATTTTCTCATCCTCGGCGGGTTTTATTTCCACATTATTTGACACCTCAACAGATAGTCGCATCTGAAGGGAAGAGAGATACTGGAGCAGTTGCAAGTGCTCGAGCTGCAGAGATTTATGGGCTCAGCATTCTTGCTGAAAGAATTCAGGTTAGGATTTTGCATTTCTAAGGTTCTCCCTTTTGTATTTACTCCATGTAACATTGCATCTTTTGAAATTGCACTTGACtgtctttttaataatttatttcttgaGCCATGTCACCAACGTTGTGGGCACTCATGACTTGAGTGTATGAATATCCAGTGCGCTTACACGTTCATAAAATAACAGCATTTGCATAGTTTG
This window of the Solanum pennellii chromosome 2, SPENNV200 genome carries:
- the LOC107008703 gene encoding arogenate dehydratase/prephenate dehydratase 1, chloroplastic, whose product is MALKLVPIWACCTNQQHCCTYPQSLKLGYGSRLSGSTFLNLRAHKKWECLVLLSETERAITPVEDEQPLAPPGDASVQEAQIIQSKGFHRDLQSLPKPLSATYLSSSQHDGSNVRVAYQGIPGAYSEAAALKAYPKCETVPCDQFEAAFKAVELWLVDKAVLPIENSVAGSIHRNYDLLLRHRLHIVGEVQLLVNHCLLGLPGIRKEELKRVVSHPQALEQCNIMLNELGVARLSSDDTSSAAQIVASEGKRDTGAVASARAAEIYGLSILAERIQDDPDNITRFLILAREPIISGTDRPYKTSIVFTLEEGPGVLFKALAVFALREINLTKIESRPQKKRPLRVVDDSNKGSAKYFDYLFYIDFEASMADPRAQYALEHLQEFARFIRVLGCYPMDTNL